In Prunus dulcis chromosome 2, ALMONDv2, whole genome shotgun sequence, a single genomic region encodes these proteins:
- the LOC117617168 gene encoding cationic amino acid transporter 6, chloroplastic translates to MEISGYVPHGPSSSFSSFRAYLRALAQTPARLARRAGSVSTSYDEMSGVRARSGSDMQKTLRWFDLVGLGFGGMVGAGVFVTTGHASRLYAGPAIVISYAIAGLCALLSAFCYTEFAVDMPVAGGAFSYLRVTFGEFSAFLTGANLVMDYVMSNAAVSRGFTAYLGTAIGVPAAKWRFTLSALPDGFNQIDVVAVVVVLTITLIICYSTRESSVLNMVLTAVHIIFIMFMIILGFCTGDWKNFTEPADPAHRAGFFPNGVSGVFNGASMVYLSYIGYDAVSTMAEEVKNPVKDIPIGVSGSVLLVTVLYCLMAASMSMLLPYDLIDPEAPFSAAFRGKWESNLIGAGASFGILTSLLVAMLGQARYMCVLGRSSVVPVWFARVHPKTSTPVNASAFLGILTAAIAIFTDLNVLLNLVSIGTLFVFYMVANAVIFRRYVVVGTTNPRPTLSFLCSFSLTSIIFSFIWQFMPPGKLKAFMLCVTAAIAISMLQIFHGMVPQVRKPEFWGVPLMPWLPSVSIFLNIFLLGSLDRPSYVRFGVFSAVAVLVYVFYSVHASFDAEGSGSLSQKNGEIHKESAQEESNDPRLAV, encoded by the exons ATGGAGATCAGCGGCTATGTTCCTCATGggccctcctcctccttctcaagCTTCCGCGCCTATCTCAGGGCTCTAGCCCAGACTCCGGCACGCCTTGCTCGCCGGGCCGGGTCCGTCTCCACCTCCTACGATGAAATGAGCGGCGTCCGCGCCCGCTCGGGTTCCGATATGCAGAAGACCCTCCGCTGGTTCGACCTCGTCGGCCTGGGCTTCGGAGGCATGGTCGGCGCCGGCGTCTTCGTCACCACCGGCCACGCCAGCCGTCTCTACGCAGGCCCAGCCATCGTCATCTCCTACGCCATTGCCGGCCTCTGCGCTCTCCTCTCCGCCTTCTGCTACACCGAGTTCGCCGTGGACATGCCGGTCGCCGGCGGTGCCTTCAGCTACCTTCGCGTCACCTTCG gCGAATTTTCGGCGTTTTTGACGGGCGCAAACCTGGTGATGGACTACGTGATGTCAAACGCCGCCGTTTCGAGGGGCTTCACCGCCTACTTAGGCACCGCAATCGGGGTCCCTGCCGCTAAATGGCGTTTCACGCTCTCCGCGCTCCCTGACGGCTTCAATCAAATCGACGTTGTTGCGGTTGTTGTCGTTTTAACAATCACTCTCATCATCTGCTACAG tACAAGGGAGAGCTCGGTGTTGAATATGGTATTGACGGCGGTGCATATAATATTCATAATGTTCATGATCATACTCGGCTTCTGCACAGGGGACTGGAAAAACTTCACCGAACCGGCCGACCCGGCCCACCGGGCTGGGTTTTTTCCGAACGGGGTTTCAGGCGTGTTCAACGGGGCCAGCATGGTTTACCTCAGCTACATCGGCTACGACGCCGTATCGACGATGGCCGAGGAGGTCAAGAACCCGGTGAAGGACATCCCTATCGGCGTCTCGGGCTCCGTTTTGCTCGTCACCGTCTTGTATTGCTTAATGGCTGCCTCCATGTCGATGCTCCTTCCGTACGACTTGATCGACCCGGAGGCGCCGTTTTCGGCGGCGTTTCGAGGCAAGTGGGAATCGAACCTGATCGGTGCCGGGGCCAGCTTCGGGATTCTTACATCACTGCTGGTGGCAATGCTGGGCCAGGCTCGTTACATGTGTGTTCTCGGACGGTCCAGCGTGGTCCCCGTCTGGTTCGCTAGGGTCCACCCCAAGACATCCACGCCTGTCAACGCATCCGCGTTTCTCG GTATCTTGACGGCGGCTATTGCCATTTTTACTGACCTAAATGTCCTACTCAACCTTGTATCCATCGGCACACTCTTCGTTTTCTACATGGTGGCCAATGCTGTTATTTTCAGGCGTTACGTCGTTGTGGGTACAACCAATCCGCGGCCGACATTGTCATTCCTGTGCTCATTTTCCCTCACCTCAATcatcttctccttcatttgGCAATTCATGCCACCTGGGAAGCTCAAGGCCTTCATGCTTTGTGTTACCGCAGCAATCGCGATTTCAATGTTACAAATCTTCCATGGCATGGTTCCACAAGTACGAAAGCCCGAGTTTTGGGGTGTCCCCTTGATGCCATGGCTGCCATCCGTCTCCATCTTCTTGAACATATTTTTGTTGGGGTCTTTGGATAGGCCATCCTATGTTAGATTTGGGGTCTTTTCAGCTGTTGCGGTGCTTGTATATGTTTTCTATAGCGTTCATGCTAGCTTTGATGCTGAAGGAAGTGGGTCTCTCAGTCAAAAGAATGGTGAAATTCACAAAGAATCAGCACAAGAAGAAAGTAATGATCCCCGTCTCGCAGTGTAG